From a single Apium graveolens cultivar Ventura chromosome 2, ASM990537v1, whole genome shotgun sequence genomic region:
- the LOC141708552 gene encoding uncharacterized protein LOC141708552, translated as MRGIQRPLKDGAPDDDGMPHYGHANNKYVGSEFFSVQLFYGGDFDERLEKYDGGSVAYFDYIPRDEASLSGLEELFRVLGLENFRIWFLYPGLPLHHTNITLIESDEDVENFTEFVDIYSEIFTMYTTNSSGVYGLCDYDFSFTQLALDEREQRVEDMRQEDEKENVLPSQGVDHNSGDEPVAFHADTSNLDTTESEAPPIARRRRRVPPPNPPYRSRKRGRYSMLRVMQQRSTNIQIKTLMNVHTCTPTWEQKQVNSTCIANAYEDQIRLNPTWKLSSFHKQVVNDLKCSVAYSMIYRAMRKAKEKILGNHEQEFKKLYSYGNELMKTMPDTTVKLMTKPAEAGVEGRRFKRFYVCLGPLKAGFLSGCRLLIGLDGCHLKGPFKGDSVE; from the exons TGGGTTCCGAATTCTTCAGTGTTCAACTATTTTATGGTGGAGATTTTGATGAAAGACTAGAAAAATATGATGGTGGAAGTGTTGCGTACTTTGACTATATTCCTAGGGACGAAGCTTCATTATCTGGGTTAGAGGAATTATTTCGTGTCTTAGGTTTAGAGAATTTTCGAATATGGTTTTTATATCCGGGACTACCACTGCATCATACCAATATAACACTAATTGAGAGTGATGAGGATGTAGAGAACTTTACTGAGTTTGTTGATATATATAGTGAAATATTCACAATGTACACAACAAATAGTAGTGGAGTTTATGGCTTGTGTGATTATGATTTCTCGTTTACGCAATTAGCATTGGATGAGAGAGAACAGAGGGTTGAGGATATGAGACAGGAAGATGAGAAAGAAAATGTATTACCAAGTCAGGGAGTTGATCATAATAGTGGAGATGAACCAGTTGCTTTTCATGCTGACACCTCGAACCTTGATACAACTGAGAGTGAAGCACCACCTATTGCTAGAAGAAGGAGAAGAGTGCCCCCTCCTAACCCTCCATATAGATCAAGGAAAAGAGGTAGATACTCCATGTTACGA GTCATGCAACAGAGGTCAACCAATATTCAAATCAAGACTCTGATGAATGTGCACACATGTACACCCACCTGGGAACAAAAACAAGTGAACTCAACATGTATTGCAAATGCTTATGAAGATCAGATCAGACTAAATCCAACATGGAAATTATCATCATTCCATAAACAAGTAGTGAATGACTTAAAGTGTTCAGTTGCTTATTCTATGATATACAGGGCCATGAGGAAAGCAAAAGAGAAAATTTTGGGTAATCATGAGCAAGAATTTAAAAAGTTGTACAGTTATGGAAATGAACTTATGAAGACCATGCCAGATACAACTGTCAAACTCATGACAAAGCCTGCTGAAGCTGGAGTAGAAGGTAGAAGATTTAAAAGGTTTTATGTATGTCTTGGCCCTCTAAAAGCTGGATTCTTGTCAGGTTGTAGACTCTTAATTGGGTTAGATGGGTGTCACTTAAAAGGACCCTTCAAGGGGGATTCTGTTGAGTGA